One stretch of Anolis carolinensis isolate JA03-04 chromosome 3, rAnoCar3.1.pri, whole genome shotgun sequence DNA includes these proteins:
- the LOC100557978 gene encoding sialidase-3: protein MAEAPAGFGKVVLFHQGAPGGLTYRIPALLYLPSESAFLAFAEERSSPRDEDARFLVMRRGQKQGTSVQWGPQESLMTATLPGHRTMNPCPLYERSSRTVFLFFICVQTEVTEQQQLRRGKNAARLCYVSSRDGGRTWSQTTDLTEKAITDNLRRWATFAVGPGHGLQLSSGRLVVPAYAYYIHRRCFGHPLTVWTKPHSFMFYSDDGGRNWSQGRLLRAVRTSECQVAELTGQDNRPVLYCNARSPDRYRAEAFSADHGEFFDESFFSEELCEPPNGCQGSVMSFSPMAELGVHPSSASYENTKQWLIFSHPTNKRHRLDLGIYLNMSPMEKGSWKGPWVLNKGPSGYSDLAVCKERKSLLFGCLFECGAANSYEEIAFKLFTDAELLREGRF from the exons ATGGCAGAGGCACCAGCCGGTTTTGGGAAGGTGGTTCTTTTCCACCAAGGAGCGCCAGGAGGACTCACCTACCGCATCCCAGCGTTGCTGTACCTGCCGTCTGAATCCGCTTTCCTGGCCTTTGCGGAAGAACGCTCCTCGCCCAGAGACGAAGATGCCAGGTTCCTGGTGATGCGGCGAGGGCAAAAGCAAGGAACGTCCGTCCAG TGGGGTCCGCAGGAATCTCTGATGACGGCCACATTGCCAGGCCACCGCACTATGAACCCTTGCCCACTGTACGAGAGGAGCAGCCGGACCGTGTTCCTCTTCTTTATCTGTGTCCAGACCGAAGTGACGGAGCAGCAGCAGCTCAGAAGAGGGAAAAACGCCGCCAGGCTGTGTTACGTCTCGAGCCGAGATGGAGGCCGGACATGGAGCCAGACCACGGACCTGACCGAAAAGGCCATTACGGATAACCTGAGGAGATGGGCCACTTTCGCCGTTGGGCCGGGCCATGGCCTCCAGTTGAGCTCGGGCCGATTGGTGGTCCCGGCATACGCTTATTATATCCACCGGCGTTGCTTTGGGCATCCGCTCACCGTCTGGACAAAACCCCATTCTTTCATGTTCTACAGTGATGATGGTGGGAGGAACTGGTCCCAGGGCCGGCTCCTCAGGGCCGTGCGGACATCGGAATGCCAGGTTGCTGAACTGACCGGCCAGGATAATCGCCCCGTGTTGTACTGTAATGCCCGGAGTCCCGACAGGTACCGGGCAGAGGCCTTCAGTGCAGATCATGGAGAGTTCTTTGATGAATCCTTTTTCTCTGAGGAGTTGTGTGAACCTCCCAATGGATGCCAGGGCAGCGTCATGAGCTTTTCGCCCATGGCAGAGCTAGGCGTCcatccctcctcagcttcctatGAGAACACAAAGCAATGGCTGATCTTCTCCCACCCCACAAACAAGCGCCATCGCCTGGACCTGGGCATCTACTTGAACATGTCCCCCATGGAGAAGGGCTCCTGGAAAGGCCCTTGGGTGCTGAACAAAGGGCCCAGCGGCTATTCGGACCTGGCCGTGTGCAAGGAGAGGAAGTCTCTGCTCTTTGGTTGCTTGTTTGAGTGTGGAGCAGCTAATTCTTATGAAGAAATTGCCTTCAAGCTCTTCACTGATGCTGAGCTTTTGAGGGAAGGGCGATTCTGA